A region of Vigna radiata var. radiata cultivar VC1973A chromosome 6, Vradiata_ver6, whole genome shotgun sequence DNA encodes the following proteins:
- the LOC106764272 gene encoding uncharacterized protein LOC106764272 isoform X2 encodes MALLSILILTAKSSTSSITPQMALPTLKPHKRLAEFLNDEQEPFILELYLSEREYSNRWSSIDGGDSTNTSEQPKKKGFFYVLKALYKKLSYPKETESFLSNVHEYDQRNKHEGVLQHTRLDHILQFSSDTRFTMLSSCQDIGEDGTSLFSHKQQHLFYSRTLYNMVPQQRRQPQRFIEGGYELQRKIHVPRAPDVIEDVRRTQQRIQSSGDILPKKIRGKSLLSAAGRWGGLVEETKKKGNCGSTRVVLRGTDDVSQKLKSKRVLRRIMKMLFDCVKDIAITLPTEDDRKRGYRQFMGTLQIGKLLRQRTNKWDQQAVAVGGANLTYLLTLDYLNSIVEWKKFEPHVKDISIEITDAILDDILNEIVIEITATSIPNT; translated from the exons ATGGCTCTGCTCTCTATCCTCATTTTAACTGcaaaatcttctacttcttccaTTACACCTCAAATGGCCTTACCAACACTCAAACCACACAAAAGACTAGCAGAGTTTCTCAATGACGAACAAGAACCTTTCATTTTAGAGCTTTACCTTTCAGAAAGAGAGTATTCCAACAGGTGGAGCTCCATTGATGGAGGAGATTCAACCAACACTTCAGAGCAAccaaaaaaaaagggttttttcTATGTCCTAAAAGCCCTATATAAGAAGCTTTCTTACCCCAAAGAAACCGAAAGTTTTCTATCCAATGTTCATGAGTATGACCAGAGAAACAAACATGAAGGTGTCCTTCAACATACCCGGCTCGATCATATTCTTCAGTTTTCATCAGATACCAGATTTACTATGCTCAGTTCATGCCAAGATATTGGTGAAGATGGAACCTCCCTGTTCTCGCATAAACAGCAGCACTTGTTTTATTCCCGCACTTTATACAATATGGTACCGCAGCAGAG AAGGCAGCCGCAGAGATTCATAGAAGGTGGTTATGAATTACAGAGAAAGATTCATGTACCAAGAGCTCCAGATG TGATTGAGGATGTTAGGAGAACGCAACAGAGAATACAGAGTAGTGGTGATATTCTGCCAAAGAAAATCAGAGGGAAGTCGTTGTTATCAGCAGCTGGTAGGTGGGGTGGTTTAGTTGAGGAGACAAAGAAGAAAGGGAATTGTGGAAGTACTAGGGTTGTTCTTCGTGGGACTGATGATGTTTCTCAGAAATTGAAATCTAAAAGGGTGTTGCGTAGGATAATGAAGATGTTGTTTGATTGTGTGAAAGATATTGCCATAACCCTTCCAACAGAAGACGACAGAAAGAGAGGTTACAGACAATTTATGGGGACTCTACAGATTGGAAAGCTCCTTCGTCAGAGAACAAACAAATGGGACCAACAAGCTGTAGCTGTAGGTGGAGCAAACCTTACTTACTTATTGACTTTGGATTACTTGAATTCAATCGTCGAATGGAAAAAGTTTGAACCCCACGTCAAGGACATCAGCATTGAGATCACCGATGCAATTTTAGATGACATCCTCAATGAAATTGTAATAGAAATTACTGCAACTTCGATACCAAATACGTAA
- the LOC106764272 gene encoding uncharacterized protein LOC106764272 isoform X1, which produces MALLSILILTAKSSTSSITPQMALPTLKPHKRLAEFLNDEQEPFILELYLSEREYSNRWSSIDGGDSTNTSEQPKKKGFFYVLKALYKKLSYPKETESFLSNVHEYDQRNKHEGVLQHTRLDHILQFSSDTRFTMLSSCQDIGEDGTSLFSHKQQHLFYSRTLYNMVPQQRNRRQPQRFIEGGYELQRKIHVPRAPDVIEDVRRTQQRIQSSGDILPKKIRGKSLLSAAGRWGGLVEETKKKGNCGSTRVVLRGTDDVSQKLKSKRVLRRIMKMLFDCVKDIAITLPTEDDRKRGYRQFMGTLQIGKLLRQRTNKWDQQAVAVGGANLTYLLTLDYLNSIVEWKKFEPHVKDISIEITDAILDDILNEIVIEITATSIPNT; this is translated from the exons ATGGCTCTGCTCTCTATCCTCATTTTAACTGcaaaatcttctacttcttccaTTACACCTCAAATGGCCTTACCAACACTCAAACCACACAAAAGACTAGCAGAGTTTCTCAATGACGAACAAGAACCTTTCATTTTAGAGCTTTACCTTTCAGAAAGAGAGTATTCCAACAGGTGGAGCTCCATTGATGGAGGAGATTCAACCAACACTTCAGAGCAAccaaaaaaaaagggttttttcTATGTCCTAAAAGCCCTATATAAGAAGCTTTCTTACCCCAAAGAAACCGAAAGTTTTCTATCCAATGTTCATGAGTATGACCAGAGAAACAAACATGAAGGTGTCCTTCAACATACCCGGCTCGATCATATTCTTCAGTTTTCATCAGATACCAGATTTACTATGCTCAGTTCATGCCAAGATATTGGTGAAGATGGAACCTCCCTGTTCTCGCATAAACAGCAGCACTTGTTTTATTCCCGCACTTTATACAATATGGTACCGCAGCAGAG AAACAGAAGGCAGCCGCAGAGATTCATAGAAGGTGGTTATGAATTACAGAGAAAGATTCATGTACCAAGAGCTCCAGATG TGATTGAGGATGTTAGGAGAACGCAACAGAGAATACAGAGTAGTGGTGATATTCTGCCAAAGAAAATCAGAGGGAAGTCGTTGTTATCAGCAGCTGGTAGGTGGGGTGGTTTAGTTGAGGAGACAAAGAAGAAAGGGAATTGTGGAAGTACTAGGGTTGTTCTTCGTGGGACTGATGATGTTTCTCAGAAATTGAAATCTAAAAGGGTGTTGCGTAGGATAATGAAGATGTTGTTTGATTGTGTGAAAGATATTGCCATAACCCTTCCAACAGAAGACGACAGAAAGAGAGGTTACAGACAATTTATGGGGACTCTACAGATTGGAAAGCTCCTTCGTCAGAGAACAAACAAATGGGACCAACAAGCTGTAGCTGTAGGTGGAGCAAACCTTACTTACTTATTGACTTTGGATTACTTGAATTCAATCGTCGAATGGAAAAAGTTTGAACCCCACGTCAAGGACATCAGCATTGAGATCACCGATGCAATTTTAGATGACATCCTCAATGAAATTGTAATAGAAATTACTGCAACTTCGATACCAAATACGTAA